From the Serratia nematodiphila DZ0503SBS1 genome, one window contains:
- the rplY gene encoding 50S ribosomal protein L25 — protein sequence MFTINAEVRKDQGKGASRRLRAANKFPAIVYGGKEAAVSIELDHDSVKNMEAKPEFYSEAVTLVIDGKETKVKVQAVQRHPFKPKLAHIDFVRV from the coding sequence ATGTTCACTATCAATGCAGAAGTACGTAAAGACCAGGGTAAAGGTGCGAGCCGCCGCCTGCGTGCAGCAAACAAATTCCCAGCTATCGTTTACGGTGGCAAAGAAGCTGCAGTTTCCATCGAATTGGACCATGATTCTGTTAAGAACATGGAAGCTAAACCAGAATTCTACAGCGAAGCAGTAACTCTGGTTATCGACGGTAAAGAAACCAAAGTTAAGGTTCAGGCTGTACAGCGTCACCCGTTCAAGCCAAAACTGGCTCACATCGACTTCGTTCGCGTTTAA
- a CDS encoding YejL family protein → MPQSSRYSDEHVEQLLSELVNVLEKHHTPTDLSLMVLGNMVTNLINTSVAPAQRKTLARSFAEALQASVREDKAH, encoded by the coding sequence ATGCCACAATCATCCCGTTACAGTGACGAACACGTTGAACAACTGCTCTCAGAGCTGGTCAATGTTCTGGAAAAACACCATACCCCCACCGATCTTTCCCTGATGGTGCTGGGCAACATGGTCACTAATTTGATCAACACCAGCGTTGCCCCCGCGCAGCGGAAAACCCTGGCGAGATCGTTCGCGGAAGCCTTGCAGGCTTCTGTCCGTGAAGATAAAGCACATTAA
- the yejK gene encoding nucleoid-associated protein YejK, translated as MSLDIDQIALHQLVKRDEQTLDVVLRDTLLPTNAAVEEMMTELHRVYSAKSKALGLFNEGSELAEALRTCRKDDKDFLAFSRAATGRLRDELAKYPFAEGGVVLFGQYRYLAVEYLLIAVLNSRNSMRVNEELDINTTHYLDINNADIVARIDLTEWETNPESTRYLTFLRGRVGRKVADFFMDFLAASEGLDTKAQNRGLLQAVDDYCADAQLDKNERQSVRQQVYSYCNEQLQAGEEIELQALSQELSPVGEKDFMQFSSEQGYELEESFPADRGTLRQLTKFAGSGGGISLNFDAMLLGERIFWDAATDTLTIRGTPPNLRDQLQRRTGSGK; from the coding sequence ATGAGTCTGGATATCGACCAGATCGCTCTGCACCAATTGGTGAAACGCGACGAGCAAACGCTGGACGTGGTGTTGCGCGATACCTTGCTTCCCACCAACGCGGCGGTGGAAGAAATGATGACGGAACTGCATCGCGTCTACAGCGCCAAGAGCAAGGCCTTGGGCCTGTTCAACGAAGGCAGCGAACTGGCGGAAGCGCTGCGCACTTGCCGCAAGGACGATAAGGACTTTCTGGCCTTCAGCCGCGCGGCGACCGGCCGCCTGCGCGACGAACTGGCGAAGTATCCGTTTGCCGAAGGCGGCGTGGTGCTGTTCGGCCAATACCGTTATCTGGCGGTGGAGTACTTGCTGATCGCGGTGCTGAACAGCCGTAACAGCATGCGCGTCAACGAAGAGCTGGATATCAACACCACGCACTATCTGGACATCAACAACGCCGATATCGTCGCGCGCATCGATCTGACCGAATGGGAAACCAACCCGGAATCGACCCGCTATCTGACCTTCCTGCGCGGGCGCGTAGGCCGCAAGGTCGCCGATTTCTTCATGGATTTCCTGGCGGCGTCCGAAGGGTTGGACACCAAGGCGCAAAACCGCGGGCTGCTGCAGGCGGTGGACGACTACTGCGCCGATGCGCAGTTGGACAAGAACGAGCGCCAGTCGGTGCGCCAACAGGTGTACAGCTACTGCAACGAACAGCTGCAGGCGGGCGAAGAGATTGAACTGCAGGCCCTGTCGCAGGAGCTGTCGCCGGTCGGCGAGAAAGACTTCATGCAGTTCTCCAGCGAGCAAGGGTATGAGTTGGAGGAAAGCTTCCCGGCGGATCGCGGCACGCTGCGCCAGCTGACCAAATTTGCTGGCAGCGGCGGCGGTATCAGCCTGAATTTCGACGCCATGCTGTTGGGCGAGCGCATTTTCTGGGATGCGGCCACCGACACGCTGACCATCAGAGGCACGCCGCCGAACCTACGCGATCAGCTGCAGCGCCGGACCGGCAGCGGCAAGTAA
- the yejM gene encoding LPS biosynthesis-modulating metalloenzyme YejM: MVTNRQRYREKVSQMISWGHWFALFNILLALGLGSRYLFVTDWPASLLGRVYAFVSLLGHFSFIVFAGYLLVIFPLTFVVMSQRLLRFISAALATIGLTLLLVDSEVFSHFHLHLNPVVWDLVVNPDQSELSRDWQLMFICVPVIFLVEMLFGTWSWQKLRSLNRRRFGKPLAALFISAFFASHLIYIWADANFYRPITMQRANLPLSYPMTARKFLEKHGLLDQQEYERRLVQQGNPEAVSVEYPLSDLSYGDKGSGYNLLMIVVDGIRAKDVAQDMPTLTRFAQENVRFSDHYSSGNHADTGLFGLFYGISPTYLDSVLAGRKPSALINALGDRGYQLGLFSSDGFNASLYRQALLTDFSLPTPTPQSDAQTTQQWQRWLADQGSKEPWFSYINFSGAEPTEGDKKPVPADFIRRYRTGAQDVDAQIARVLDTLKQRGLLDKTVVVITAEHGVEFNDSGKGQWGAGTAFNQAQLQVPLVIHWPGTPAQTISKLTGHNDVMRTLMQRLLHVQTAPKDYSQGEDLFTAQRRNNWIATGDGNQLVITTPTQTLMLDNNGNYRVYDQNGEEIKDEKPQLALLLQVLTDVKRFIAN, translated from the coding sequence ATGGTGACAAACCGTCAGCGTTATCGTGAAAAAGTCTCCCAGATGATCAGCTGGGGGCACTGGTTCGCCTTATTCAACATCCTGCTCGCCCTTGGGCTGGGCAGCCGCTACCTGTTTGTCACCGACTGGCCCGCATCCCTGCTGGGCCGGGTCTATGCCTTTGTCAGCCTGCTGGGGCATTTCAGCTTTATCGTGTTCGCCGGCTATTTGCTGGTGATCTTCCCGCTCACCTTCGTGGTGATGTCGCAGCGGCTGCTGCGATTTATTTCCGCCGCGTTGGCCACCATCGGGCTCACGCTGTTGCTGGTCGACAGCGAAGTGTTCTCCCATTTCCACCTGCACCTCAATCCGGTGGTGTGGGATCTGGTGGTCAACCCGGATCAAAGCGAACTGTCGCGTGACTGGCAGCTGATGTTTATCTGCGTGCCGGTGATCTTCCTGGTGGAGATGCTGTTCGGCACCTGGAGCTGGCAGAAGCTGCGCAGCCTGAACCGCCGCCGCTTCGGCAAGCCGCTGGCGGCGCTGTTTATCAGCGCCTTTTTCGCGTCGCACCTGATTTATATCTGGGCCGACGCCAACTTCTATCGCCCGATCACCATGCAGCGGGCCAACCTGCCGCTCTCGTACCCGATGACCGCGCGCAAGTTCCTCGAGAAACACGGCCTGCTCGACCAGCAAGAGTATGAGCGCCGTCTGGTGCAACAGGGCAACCCGGAAGCGGTGTCGGTGGAGTATCCGCTCAGCGATCTCAGCTACGGCGATAAAGGCAGCGGCTATAACCTGCTGATGATCGTAGTGGACGGCATTCGCGCCAAAGACGTGGCGCAGGACATGCCAACCCTGACCCGCTTCGCCCAGGAAAACGTGCGTTTCAGCGATCACTACAGTTCGGGCAACCATGCCGATACCGGGCTGTTCGGCCTGTTCTACGGCATTTCCCCGACCTATCTGGACAGCGTGCTCGCTGGCCGCAAGCCGTCGGCACTGATCAATGCGCTCGGCGATCGGGGCTACCAGCTGGGGCTGTTCTCCTCCGATGGCTTCAATGCCAGCCTGTACCGCCAGGCGCTGTTGACCGACTTCTCGCTGCCGACGCCGACGCCGCAAAGCGACGCCCAAACTACCCAGCAATGGCAACGTTGGTTGGCAGACCAGGGTAGCAAAGAGCCGTGGTTCTCCTATATCAACTTCAGCGGCGCCGAGCCGACCGAAGGCGACAAAAAACCGGTTCCGGCCGACTTTATTCGGCGCTACCGCACCGGCGCGCAAGATGTGGATGCTCAGATAGCCCGGGTGCTGGACACGCTGAAACAGCGCGGCCTGCTGGATAAAACCGTGGTGGTGATCACCGCCGAGCACGGCGTCGAGTTCAACGACAGTGGCAAAGGCCAATGGGGCGCCGGCACCGCCTTCAACCAGGCGCAGCTGCAGGTGCCGTTGGTGATCCACTGGCCGGGCACCCCGGCGCAGACCATCAGCAAGCTGACCGGCCATAACGACGTCATGCGCACCTTGATGCAACGCCTGCTGCACGTGCAAACCGCGCCGAAAGACTATTCGCAAGGCGAGGATCTGTTCACCGCCCAGCGCCGCAACAACTGGATCGCCACCGGCGATGGCAACCAGCTGGTGATCACCACG